The Elusimicrobiota bacterium sequence AAGGCAATTTCCAGAAGGGGTGATATTGGGGGATGAGCCGGATGGGCTGGGTCAATTCATCCCAGGCTAAATTCAGGAAATTTTTTAGCTGCGTCTGATTCGGAGGCCGGCAGCCGTTTCTCGGGGTGACCGGCTGAAGGGCCACCAGGGGAATTTGAGGGAAATTTTTCAGCAGGCTGCAGGCGGAAGAAAACTCATCCAAAGCCGTTCTTTGCGTAAGGACGATTTTGACCGTTGTTTTTTCAGGGGCGACGCAAAGAAAACGCTCATGGCGGGTTAACCAATTTCCATAAGGAAAATTGGGTCTCCAAGCCGGGTCCATAGAAGAAGGCAGTTTAATATCCATGGAAATGAGGTCCATTCGGCTGTGAACGCATTTGAGCGCCTCATCCAAAACTCCGCCTGTTTCCAGGTACAGTTTGAACCCCCGGCTTTTAAGTAAAGGGCAGAGTTTTTCAAGCAGGGGGATTTGAAGCAGGGGTTCTCCTCCGGTGAGGCTGATCCACGTTGAAGCCGGCGAGGCAGTCAGTTGATGGATTTGATGTGAAATTTCTTCCAGATCGGTCTCGATGCCGGTATTCATGTCCAAGGTGTCCGGCTCATCGCACCAGATACAGCGCAAATTGCACCCGCCGAAACGGACAAAAATCATGGGCGTGCCCAGGAACAACCCTTCGCCTTGAATCGAGGCAAAAATTTCAACGACCCGCGCTTTTGCCGTGAGGGTAGAGATTGAATCGGGCCTGGGAATGGTTAATGTCGTCATTTAACGTTGACATCAATGAGGGGGTCAATTAAACCCGCTTCGCGGAACCCTTTGGCGCGCAGTTTGCAGGAATCGCATCGTCGGCAAGGCCGCCGGCCTCCGGCATAACAGGACCAAGTCCGTTCCCAAGGCACGCGCAAATCAGCGCCTAATCGGGCGATTTGGGCTTTGGACAGCCCGATTAAGGGCGTCAGGATTTGAATGGTTTGACCATTATTGCCCCGTTTCGTTCCTAATTGGGCCGCGCGGCGCATGGCCCTGTAATATTCGGGACGGCAATCAGGGTATCCTGAGTAATCAAGGGCATTGGGCCCTAAAACAACGGCTTCGGCGTCCAGAGCATCGGCCGCTGAAATGGCATAGGCCAAAAACAATGTAT is a genomic window containing:
- a CDS encoding 7-carboxy-7-deazaguanine synthase QueE, translated to MTTLTIPRPDSISTLTAKARVVEIFASIQGEGLFLGTPMIFVRFGGCNLRCIWCDEPDTLDMNTGIETDLEEISHQIHQLTASPASTWISLTGGEPLLQIPLLEKLCPLLKSRGFKLYLETGGVLDEALKCVHSRMDLISMDIKLPSSMDPAWRPNFPYGNWLTRHERFLCVAPEKTTVKIVLTQRTALDEFSSACSLLKNFPQIPLVALQPVTPRNGCRPPNQTQLKNFLNLAWDELTQPIRLIPQYHPFWKLP
- the queC gene encoding 7-cyano-7-deazaguanine synthase QueC, yielding MPKKAIVLLSGGMDSAAALYWAKNKGYRCHCLIFDYGQRHKKEIHFARALARAAKAACAVIPIKLPWTGGSSLLDSTLKLPAHSMTKIGKNGIPSTYVPGRNTLFLAYAISAADALDAEAVVLGPNALDYSGYPDCRPEYYRAMRRAAQLGTKRGNNGQTIQILTPLIGLSKAQIARLGADLRVPWERTWSCYAGGRRPCRRCDSCKLRAKGFREAGLIDPLIDVNVK